From Triticum aestivum cultivar Chinese Spring chromosome 4A, IWGSC CS RefSeq v2.1, whole genome shotgun sequence, a single genomic window includes:
- the LOC123088128 gene encoding uncharacterized protein isoform X2: MRNLRSTNLTSVSTSRRTEEDQGLQMPVPQGLPNKGSQKRNGLTKKGFALQVSLWSTLQEKTFLWKELQGVLHMANIDEGMMYAFTFRRKVLRANPTPSPQFLENVGSITSSIKIGGEGRAVSAASGRFRVGRPRRHWLSAMEESTPQLHDETLQRLHRHRFCPEVIWRWAAACEIYCRGVGHFPTGGRPASSPTSPLLALLAAVPSSTVRPGCILAWFFTPTDSSLLRTQTT; this comes from the exons ATGAGGAACCTAAGAAGTACCAATCTCACTTCAGTGAGTACATCAAGAAGAACTGAAGAAGATCAAG GGTTACAGATGCCAGTGCCACAAGGCTTGCCTAACAAAGGTTCCCAGAAAAGGAATGGTTTGACAAAAAAAG GCTTTGCTCTCCAG GTTTCTTTATGGTCTACTTTACAAGAGAAAACATTTCTCTGGAAGGAGCTGCAAGGAGTTCTTCACATGGCAAACATAGATGAAGGAATGATGTATGCCTTCACCTTCAGACGCAAG GTATTGCGAGCTAATCCTACCCCCTCCCCACAGTTTCTGGAAAACGTGGGATCCATTACCAGCAGTATCAAGATCGGGGGCGAGGGCCGAGCAGTTTCGGCGGCGAGCGGGCGATTTCGCGTTGGGCGCCCTCGTCGGCATTGGCTTTCAGCCATGGAGGAATCGACGCCTCAGCTTCACGATGAAACGTTACAGCGTCTCCACCGCCACCGCTTCTGCCCTGAGGTTATTTGGCGGTGGGCAGCAGCGTGTGAAATCTACTGCAGAGGAGTTGGGCATTTTCCTACCGGTGGAAGACCTGCATCCAGCCCCACAAGTCCTTTACTAGCCCTCCTTGCCGCAGTTCCATCCTCTACCGTCAGGCCAGGCTG CATTTTGGCATGGTTTTTTACTCCAACCGACTCAAGTCTGCTCAGAACACAAACCACATGA
- the LOC123088128 gene encoding uncharacterized protein isoform X1: MRNLRSTNLTSVSTSRRTEEDQGLQMPVPQGLPNKGSQKRNGLTKKGFALQVQNTFPLPIDDDLPVSLWSTLQEKTFLWKELQGVLHMANIDEGMMYAFTFRRKVLRANPTPSPQFLENVGSITSSIKIGGEGRAVSAASGRFRVGRPRRHWLSAMEESTPQLHDETLQRLHRHRFCPEVIWRWAAACEIYCRGVGHFPTGGRPASSPTSPLLALLAAVPSSTVRPGCILAWFFTPTDSSLLRTQTT, from the exons ATGAGGAACCTAAGAAGTACCAATCTCACTTCAGTGAGTACATCAAGAAGAACTGAAGAAGATCAAG GGTTACAGATGCCAGTGCCACAAGGCTTGCCTAACAAAGGTTCCCAGAAAAGGAATGGTTTGACAAAAAAAG GCTTTGCTCTCCAGGTGCAGAACACTTTCCCCCTCCCCATCGATGACGATCTTCCT GTTTCTTTATGGTCTACTTTACAAGAGAAAACATTTCTCTGGAAGGAGCTGCAAGGAGTTCTTCACATGGCAAACATAGATGAAGGAATGATGTATGCCTTCACCTTCAGACGCAAG GTATTGCGAGCTAATCCTACCCCCTCCCCACAGTTTCTGGAAAACGTGGGATCCATTACCAGCAGTATCAAGATCGGGGGCGAGGGCCGAGCAGTTTCGGCGGCGAGCGGGCGATTTCGCGTTGGGCGCCCTCGTCGGCATTGGCTTTCAGCCATGGAGGAATCGACGCCTCAGCTTCACGATGAAACGTTACAGCGTCTCCACCGCCACCGCTTCTGCCCTGAGGTTATTTGGCGGTGGGCAGCAGCGTGTGAAATCTACTGCAGAGGAGTTGGGCATTTTCCTACCGGTGGAAGACCTGCATCCAGCCCCACAAGTCCTTTACTAGCCCTCCTTGCCGCAGTTCCATCCTCTACCGTCAGGCCAGGCTG CATTTTGGCATGGTTTTTTACTCCAACCGACTCAAGTCTGCTCAGAACACAAACCACATGA